A single Dunckerocampus dactyliophorus isolate RoL2022-P2 chromosome 2, RoL_Ddac_1.1, whole genome shotgun sequence DNA region contains:
- the LOC129177118 gene encoding elongation factor 2 produces the protein MVNFTVDQIRTIMDKKSNIRNMSVIAHVDHGKSTLTDSLVSKAGIIASSRAGETRFTDTRKDEQERCITIKSTAISMYYELGEKDLAFIKQCKDGNGFLINLIDSPGHVDFSSEVTAALRVTDGALVVVDCVSGVCVQTETVLRQAIAERIKPVLMMNKMDRALLELQLQPDELFRTFQRIVENVNVIISTYGEDEGGPMGNILIDPVIGTVGFGSGLHGWAFTLKQFAEMYVAKFAAKGEAQMSPAERCKKVEDMMKKLWGDRYVDPKTGKFTKTSNGPDGQKYPRSFCQFILDPIFKVFDAIMNFKKDETAKLIDKLDIKLDSEDKEKEGKPLLKAVMRRWLPAGEALLQMITIHLPSPVTAQKYRCELLYEGPGDDEAAMGIKNCDPKGPLMMYISKMVPTSDKGRFYAFGRVFSGCVSTGQKVRIMGPNFTPGKKEDLYIKPIQRTILMMGRYVEPIEDVPCGNIVGLVGVDQFLVKTGTITTYDQAHNMRVMKFSVSPVVRVAVEAKNPADLPKLVEGLKRLAKSDPMVQCIIEESGEHIIAGAGELHLEICLKDLEEDHACIPLKKSDPVVSYRETVTEESDQMCLSKSPNKHNRLFMKSRPFPEGLAEDIEKGDVSARQELKARARYLAEKYEWDVAEARKIWCFGPDGSGPNLLIDVTKGVQYLNEIKDSVVAGFQWATKEGALCEENMRAVRFDIHDVTLHADAIHRGGGQIIPTARRVLYACQLTAQPRLMEPVYLVEIQCPEAVVGGIYGVLNRKRGHVFEESQVMGTPMFVVKAYLPVNESFGFTADLRSNTGGQAFPQCVFDHWQILQGDPKDPTSKPFLVVAEIRKRKGLKEGIPALDNYLDKL, from the exons GTTAACTTCACTGTGGATCAGATCCGAACCATCATGGACAAGAAGTCCAACATCAGGAACATGTCTGTGATTGCTCACGTGGATCACGGCAAATCCACGCTGACGGACTCGCTGGTGTCCAAGGCGGGCATCATTGCCTCCTCCCGTGCTGGAGAGACTCGTTTCACAGACACGCGCAAAGATGAGCAGGAGCGTTGCATCACCATCAAATCAAC GGCTATCTCCATGTACTATGAACTCGGCGAGAAAGACTTGGCCTTCATCAAACAATGCAAAGACGGAAACGGCTTCCTCATCAACCTCATCGATTCTCCCGGTCATGTTGATTTCTCCTCTGAGGTCACGGCAGCCCTCAGGGTGACCGACGGAGCCTTGGTGGTGGTGGACTGCGTCTCTG GGGTATGTGTGCAGACCGAGACTGTCCTACGGCAGGCCATCGCTGAGCGCATCAAGCCGGTTCTGATGATGAACAAGATGGACCGGGCCTTGCTTGAACTACAGCTGCAGCCAGATGAACTCTTCCGCACCTTCCAGCGTATCgtggagaacgtcaacgtcattATTTCCACTTATGGCGAGGACGAGGGAGGTCCTATGGGCAACATCTTG ATCGACCCTGTTATAGGTACAGTTGGCTTTGGGTCTGGCTTACACGGCTGGGCTTTCACATTGAAGCAGTTTGCGGAGATGTATGTGGCCAAGTTTGCTGCTAAAGGCGAGGCTCAGATGAGTCCAGCAGAAAGGTGTAAGAAAGTAGAAGACATGATGAAGAAACTGTGGGGAGACAG ATATGTTGATCCAAAAACTGGCAAGTTTACTAAGACTTCTAACGGACCTGATGGCCAGAAATATCCTCGCTCTTTTTGCCAGTTTATTTTGGACCCCATCTTCAAG GTGTTTGACGCCATCATGAATTTCAAAAAGGACGAGACAGCCAAACTCATTGACAAGCTGGATATCAAGTTGGACTCGGAGGACAAAGAGAAGGAGGGGAAGCCCCTGCTGAAGGCGGTGATGCGTCGCTGGCTGCCTGCTGGAGAGGCACTGCTCCAGATGATCACCATCCATCTGCCCTCACCCGTCACTGCTCAGAAATACCGCTGTGAGCTGCTCTACGAGGGGCCAGGAGATGATGAAGCCGCCATGG GCATTAAGAACTGCGACCCCAAAGGTCCTCTCATGATGTATATCTCGAAGATGGTCCCGACGAGTGACAAGGGTCGTTTTTATGCATTTGGCCGTGTGTTTTCCGGCTGCGTGTCCACCGGCCAGAAGGTACGCATCATGGGGCCAAACTTCACTCCTGGAAAGAAAGAAGATCTTTATATTAAACCCATTCAAAG GACCATCCTGATGATGGGCCGCTATGTGGAGCCTATTGAAGATGTCCCCTGTGGTAACATTGTAGGTCTTGTTGGAGTTGACCAGTTCCTGGTGAAGACAGGGACCATCACCACTTATGACCAA GCCCACAACATGAGGGTGATGAAGTTCAGCGTCAGCCCTGTCGTTAGAGTTGCCGTAGAGGCCAAGAACCCAGCTGACCTCCCCAAGCTGGTGGAGGGCCTGAAGCGCTTGGCCAAATCTGACCCCATGGTGCAGTGCATCATTGAGGAATCGGGAGAGCACATCATCGCTGGAGCAGGGGAGCTGCACCTGGAGATCTGCCTCAAGGACTTGGAGGAGGACCATGCCTGCATTCCACTGAAG AAATCAGACCCAGTTGTGTCTTACAGAGAGACAGTGACAGAGGAATCAGACCAGATGTGTCTCTCCAAGTCCCCCAACAAGCATAACCGCCTCTTCATGAAGTCCCGTCCTTTCCCAGAAGGCCTCGCTGAGGATATCGAAAAGGGTGATGTCTCGGCTCGGCAAGAGCTCAAGGCTCGCGCGCGTTACCTGGCTGAGAAGTATGAATGGGATGTGGCCGAGGCCAGGAAGATCTGGTGCTTCGGTCCAGATGGCAGCGGGCCCAACCTGCTCATAGATGTGACAAAGGGGGTCCAGTACCTCAATGAGATTAAGGACAGCGTGGTGGCTGGTTTCCAGTGGGCTACTAAAGAG GGTGCGCTGTGTGAGGAGAACATGCGCGCGGTCCGTTTTGACATCCACGATGTGACACTGCATGCCGACGCCATCCATCGTGGGGGTGGACAGATCATTCCCACAGCCCGCAGGGTTCTGTACGCATGCCAGCTCACTGCTCAGCCTCGCCTCATGGAGCCGGTGTACCTGGTGGAGATACAG TGTCCCGAAGCCGTGGTAGGTGGGATTTACGGTGTGCTGAACAGGAAACGAGGTCATGTGTTTGAGGAATCTCAAGTGATGGGGACCCCCATGTTTGTGGTGAAAGCCTACCTGCCTGTCAACGAATCCTTTG GGTTCACTGCTGACCTGCGCAGCAACACTGGAGGCCAGGCCTTTCCTCAGTGTGTGTTTGACCACTGGCAAATCCTCCAGGGGGACCCCAAAGACCCCACCAGCAAACCCTTCCTGGTTGTTGCAGAAATTAGAAAACGCAAAGGTCTCAAGGAGGGTATCCCCGCTTTGGACAACTACTTGGACAAATTGtaa
- the LOC129177119 gene encoding BTB/POZ domain-containing protein 2-like, which produces MAAGENTGRPPCLNFTGPGPLGNSQPSNSVFSMPASNGGAVGSAGGPQGATRRPNPQLGPGGVDGNGVSTNGAPPTAQGSMQPPAAAGSAATGGMATPASNMATIAASNATPAAAPTATPAAASVLVYREPVYNWQATKSTVKERFAFLFNNEVLSDVHFLVGKGMGVQRIPAHRFVLAVGSAVFDAMFNGGMATTSTEIELPDVEPAAFLALLKFLYSDEVQIGPETVMTTLYTAKKYAVPALEAHCVEFLKKNLRADNAFMLLTQARLFDEPQLASLCLENIDKNTGDALAAEGFTDIDLDTLVAVLERDTLGVREVRLFGAAVRWAEAEAHRQQLQPTPENKRKVLGKALTLIRFPLMTIEEFAAVPAQSSILTDREVVSLFLHFTVNPKPRVDFIDRPRCCLRGKECSITRFGQVESRWGYSGTSDRIRFSVNRRIFVVGFGLYGSIHGPTDYQVNIQIIHTDSNTVLGQNETGFSCDGSANTFRVMFKEPVEILPNVNYTACATLKGPDSHYGTKGMRKVTHESSTTGTKTCFTFCYAAGNNNGTSVEDGQIPEVIFYT; this is translated from the exons ATGGCAGCTGGAGAAAATACTGGTAGGCCTCCTTGCCTAAACTTCACCGGCCCGGGTCCACTGGGAAACAGCCAACCCAGCAACAGCGTTTTCTCAATGCCGGCATCCAATGGCGGAGCGGTTGGTTCGGCTGGAGGGCCGCAAGGAGCTACTCGGCGCCCCAACCCTCAACTGGGGCCTGGCGGCGTAGACGGCAACGGCGTTTCGACCAACGGAGCTCCACCAACTGCGCAGGGCTCTATGCAGCCGCCCGCAGCGGCAGGTTCTGCAGCGACAGGAGGCATGGCCACACCGGCGTCCAATATGGCAACTATTGCGGCGTCAAACGCTACCCCAGCGGCGGCACCCACCGCTACACCGGCAGCTGCGTCCGTGTTGGTGTACCGAGAGCCGGTGTACAACTGGCAGGCAACGAAGAGCACGGTGAAGGAGAGGTTTGCCTTTTTGTTCAACAACGAAGTGCTCAGCGACGTGCACTTCTTGGTGGGCAAAGGAATGGGAGTTCAGAGGATACCTGCACACAG GTTCGTTCTGGCGGTGGGAAGTGCAGTGTTTGATGCCATGTTCAACGGCGGAATGGCGACGACGTCAACGGAAATAGAGCTTCCTGACGTGGAACCAGCTGCTTTTCTGGCTTTGCTAAA GTTTCTGTACTCTGACGAAGTTCAGATCGGGCCAGAGACCGTCATGACTACGCTGTATACTGCCAAAAAGTATGCCGTCCCAGCCCTGGAGGCGCACTGCGTGGAGTTCCTCAAGAAGAACCTGAGAGCAGACAATGCGTTCATGCTCCTCACACAG GCACGTTTGTTTGATGAACCTCAACTTGCCAGCCTCTGCCTTGAAAACATCGATAAGAACACAGGAGACGCTCTCGCAGCCGAAGGCTTCACAGACATCGACCTTG ATACGCTGGTGGCCGTGTTGGAGAGGGACACCCTAGGCGTGCGGGAGGTGCGTTTGTTTGGAGCTGCTGTGCGTTGGGCTGAGGCGGAGGCCCACAGGCAGCAGCTGCAGCCTACTCCAGAGAACAAGCGCAAAGTGCTGGGCAAGGCCCTAACGCTCATCCGCTTCCCTCTCATGACCATTGAAGAGTTTGCTGCAG TTCCAGCCCAGTCCAGTATTTTGACTGATAGAGAGGTGGTGAGCCTCTTCCTCCACTTCACAGTGAACCCTAAACCGCGGGTAGACTTCATTGATCGGCCTCGCTGCTGCCTTCGCGGTAAGGAGTGCAGCATCACACGGTTTGGACAAGTGGAGAGTCGCTGGGGCTACAGTGGCACAAGCGACCGCATACG gttctCAGTAAACAGGAGGATATTTGTGGTTGGGTTCGGCTTGTACGGCTCTATACACGGACCAACAGACTACCAAGTCAACATACAG ATTATTCACACTGACAGTAACACTGTACTGGGCCAGAACGAAACAGGCTTCAGCTGCGACGGATCCGCCAACACCTTCCGAGTCATGTTTAAAGAACCAGTGGAGATACTACCCAATGTTAACTACACTGCCTGTGCGACACTCAAG GGCCCAGACTCTCACTATGGCACAAAGGGAATGCGCAAGGTGACACATGAGTCATCAACAACGGGCACCAAGACCTGTTTCACGTTCTGCTACGCGGCGGGTAACAACAATGGCACTTCAGTAGAGGACGGACAGATCCCTGAGGTCATCTTCTACACATAG